Below is a genomic region from Armatimonadota bacterium.
TCTTGCCTTCAAGGGCTGTGGCCGTCGCGGTTCACGCGCGCGAAGTCCTCCGGCGACAGGTTACCGAGCGCGCTGTGCCGCCCTGCCACATTTTGCTGCTTTCGCCAGCGCGCCACCAGCACCTTCTCTTCCCGCAGTGTGTCGAACACCTCCCGCGCCAGCAGCTCGTCTCTGAGCTTGCCGTTGAAGGACTCGAGGTAGCCATTCTCCCAGGGACTGCCCGGCTCGATGTAGAGCGTCCCCACCCCGATCCGCCCCAGCCATTCCCGAACCGCATTGGCGATGAACTCCGATCCGTTGTCCGAACGCAGGTACGCCGGCACCCCTCGCTCCACAAACAGCTGCCCCAGGCGCTCCAGTACATCTTCGCTGGTCAGCCGGCGCTCTAT
It encodes:
- a CDS encoding integrase core domain-containing protein — its product is KQPKRGRLWLNDGSCIRLRPAYTDHVWSYDFMKDGTRDGRAVRLLTMIDEYSRECLAIDIERRLTSEDVLERLGQLFVERGVPAYLRSDNGSEFIANAVREWLGRIGVGTLYIEPGSPWENGYLESFNGKLRDELLAREVFDTLREEKVLVARWRKQQNVAGRHSALGNLSPEDFARVNRDGHSP